From Candoia aspera isolate rCanAsp1 chromosome 4, rCanAsp1.hap2, whole genome shotgun sequence, a single genomic window includes:
- the LOC134497281 gene encoding olfactory receptor 6F1-like, translating into MFNTETGNQTTISEFILMGFATLPELQPLLSLLFLMIYLATITGNLLIILLVIADHHLHTPMYFFLGNLSCLETCYSSIIIPKMLTNLFTGQQSISFTGCMVQFYLFGSCVCIETYLLAVMSFDRYLAICRPLHYSSIMHGMFGVQIMTGVWIGSFLANCLTISLLAQLSFCGPNVINHYFCDLIPLEKLSCSDTTLVILVTFLLTVIFTVTPFLLTLISYICIIATILKISSATGRQKAFSTCSSHLMVVCLFYGALIIVYILPDTPSLRDLNKVFSIFYTVLTPLINPLIYSLRNQEVHKALRRVGCKMVHCARMQANRLP; encoded by the coding sequence ATGTTCAACACAGAGACAGGAAACCAAACAACAATCTCAGAATTCATCCTTATGGGTTTTGCAACTCTCCCTGAGTTACAGCCTCTTCTTTCTCTGTTATTCCTGATGATATATCTTGCAACAATAACTGGGAACCTCCTCATTATATTGCTAGTTATAGCTGACCACCATCTTCACACACCCATGTACTTTTTCCTGGGGAATCTGTCCTGCCTGGAGACCTGTTATAGTTCAATCATCATACCAAAGATGTTGACCAATTTGTTTACTGGTCAACAGTCTATTTCTTTTACTGGATGCATGGTCCAATTTTATCTGTTTGGTTCTTGTGTTTGTATAGAGACTTATCTCCTGGCAGTCATGTCCTTTGACCGATATCTGGCAATATGTAGACCTCTACACTATAGTTCCATCATGCATGGGATGTTTGGTGTCCAGATCATGACTGGAGTGTGGATTGGTTCTTTCCTAGCTAATTGCCTAACAATATCACTGTTGGCTCAGTTATCATTCTGTGGCCCTAATGTTataaatcattatttttgtgacttGATTCCACTTGAAAAACTCTCATGTAGTGACACAACATTAGTTATACTTGTTACGTTCCTCTTGACTGTCATTTTCACTGTCACTCCATTTCTACTTACACTAATATCCTATATTTGCATTATTGCCACAATTCTAAAAATTTCTTCTGCTACTGGAAGGCAGAAGGCCTTTTCCACCTGTTCTTCTCATCTCATGGTGGTTTGTCTTTTTTATGGTGCACTaataattgtttatattttgCCAGATACACCCAGTTTGAGAGATCTCAATAAAGTTTTTTCCATTTTCTACACTGTCTTGACTCCTCTGATCAACCCTTTAATCTACAGTTTAAGAAACCAAGAAGTCCACAAAGCCCTAAGGAGAGTTGGATGCAAAATGGTACATTGTGCAAGAATGCAAGCCAATAGATTACCATAG